From the Clostridiales bacterium FE2011 genome, one window contains:
- a CDS encoding rod shape-determining protein — translation MAQTNDIAIDLGTSNVIIYMKGKGIVFREPCVVAVDRETNNIIAFGLEAYRMIGRTPANVNIIRPLAQGEMLDFELTSAILRFFVTSVIGKHIIARPRAVMAVPSGVKDMEKKALISSMFEAGIRRTQLMDKNIAAALGAQLNFMGSYGSLVVDISAGCTDLAVLYNSSVSVISSVHIGGDHFDDAIIRYLRKKYNMLIGERTAEQIKITLGGAVRRDPVVVMDITGRNLISGLPKTMSIDSDEIYEAMLDQVNELIEAVQVVVERTPPQLASDIFDSGVTLTGGGALIYGLAEAIGDALNIPCQVAPDARDCVVLGCARVLTDPSGMRHLLANS, via the coding sequence ATGGCGCAGACGAATGATATCGCAATTGATTTAGGCACATCCAATGTGATTATTTACATGAAGGGGAAAGGGATCGTTTTCCGTGAGCCCTGTGTTGTTGCTGTCGACCGTGAAACAAATAACATCATCGCGTTCGGGCTTGAAGCATACAGAATGATCGGCAGGACTCCGGCCAATGTAAACATTATCCGTCCTCTTGCTCAGGGTGAAATGCTGGATTTTGAACTTACCAGCGCTATTCTGCGTTTCTTTGTCACCTCTGTGATCGGTAAACATATTATTGCAAGACCCCGCGCTGTGATGGCTGTTCCGTCCGGTGTGAAAGATATGGAAAAGAAAGCGCTGATCAGTTCCATGTTTGAAGCTGGCATCCGCAGAACGCAGTTGATGGATAAAAATATCGCTGCAGCTTTGGGAGCCCAGCTGAATTTCATGGGATCATACGGAAGCCTTGTGGTGGACATCAGCGCAGGATGTACCGATCTTGCAGTACTATATAACAGTTCCGTATCTGTCATCAGCTCGGTACATATCGGCGGAGATCATTTTGATGATGCCATTATCCGCTATCTCAGGAAAAAATATAACATGCTGATCGGTGAAAGAACTGCCGAACAGATCAAAATCACCCTGGGAGGGGCTGTTCGCAGGGATCCTGTGGTCGTGATGGATATCACGGGCAGGAATCTGATTTCCGGTCTTCCGAAAACCATGAGTATCGATTCGGATGAAATCTATGAGGCAATGCTGGATCAGGTCAACGAACTGATCGAGGCCGTACAGGTAGTTGTCGAACGTACTCCTCCGCAGCTTGCTTCTGATATTTTCGACAGCGGTGTCACCCTTACAGGGGGTGGAGCGCTGATATACGGCCTGGCTGAAGCAATCGGAGACGCGCTGAATATTCCGTGCCAGGTTGCTCCGGATGCAAGGGACTGCGTAGTACTTGGATGTGCAAGGGTACTGACGGATCCTTCCGGCATGCGTCACCTGCTGGCAAATTCATAA
- a CDS encoding DUF512 domain-containing protein, whose protein sequence is MSVRINAVTSGSPADKAGILPDDKIVSINGTPVLDEIDYQSLSTASLLLVVTERSGTEHEYNIRKPEWTPLGLSLDETESMKPRHCRNRCLFCFVDQLPQGMRETLYVKDDDWRLSLMMGNYVTLTNVSDEEFNRILERKASPLFISVHATDPELRCVMLRNKNAGSLMDRLKQLKENDLQFHCQVVLCPGVNDGDILRRTIEDLASLYPAAQSMAIVPVGLTKHREGLAELKGFDADSARDLIDYVKGFQEKYLQEFGTRFVYPSDEFYCICNEPLPETSAYEDFPQIENGVGMLRLLEQECQEAYEFLFADGFPEPSSGRNILIPTGVSAQPFIEKLARRYAPAGTTVQVKAVINRFFGETITVTGLIVGRDLIDSLKDIPCTEIALCDTMLRAQTDRFLDETTLDDVRNTLGKPVRVVQNNGESFIRALWGLEEENG, encoded by the coding sequence TTGTCTGTCAGAATAAATGCTGTTACCTCCGGATCTCCGGCAGATAAGGCTGGCATTCTTCCCGATGACAAGATAGTATCCATCAACGGGACTCCTGTCCTGGACGAGATTGATTATCAGTCTTTATCAACAGCCAGTCTTCTGCTAGTGGTCACCGAGCGCAGCGGTACTGAACACGAGTACAACATACGTAAACCAGAATGGACTCCCCTGGGGCTCAGCCTTGATGAAACCGAATCCATGAAACCGCGTCACTGCCGCAACCGCTGTCTTTTCTGTTTTGTGGACCAGCTTCCCCAGGGTATGAGAGAAACTCTTTATGTCAAGGATGATGACTGGCGCCTCAGTCTGATGATGGGGAACTATGTCACCCTTACCAATGTCAGCGACGAAGAGTTCAATAGAATCCTTGAACGTAAAGCCTCTCCCCTTTTCATCTCGGTTCATGCCACAGATCCGGAACTCAGATGTGTCATGCTGAGGAATAAAAATGCAGGCAGCCTGATGGACAGGCTGAAACAGCTGAAGGAAAACGATCTTCAGTTCCATTGCCAGGTAGTGCTGTGCCCCGGAGTCAATGACGGCGATATTCTGCGGCGGACCATAGAGGATCTTGCTTCCTTATATCCGGCAGCTCAGTCCATGGCTATTGTTCCGGTAGGCCTTACAAAGCACCGGGAAGGGCTGGCTGAGCTGAAAGGATTTGATGCTGATTCAGCCCGGGATCTGATCGATTATGTCAAGGGGTTTCAGGAGAAGTATCTTCAGGAATTCGGCACACGCTTTGTCTATCCGTCTGATGAATTTTACTGCATCTGCAATGAACCGCTTCCTGAAACTTCAGCGTATGAGGATTTCCCTCAGATCGAAAACGGCGTCGGTATGCTGAGACTTCTGGAGCAGGAATGCCAGGAAGCCTATGAATTCCTTTTTGCAGACGGTTTTCCTGAACCTTCATCCGGCCGGAATATACTGATACCAACCGGTGTTTCTGCCCAGCCGTTTATAGAAAAGCTCGCCAGGCGTTATGCGCCTGCAGGTACAACCGTTCAGGTCAAGGCTGTCATAAACCGGTTTTTCGGAGAAACAATCACGGTCACAGGTCTGATTGTCGGCAGGGATCTGATTGATTCCCTGAAGGATATTCCGTGTACTGAAATCGCTCTGTGTGATACCATGCTGCGTGCACAGACCGATCGTTTCCTGGATGAAACCACACTGGATGACGTCAGAAATACCCTGGGTAAGCCGGTAAGGGTAGTTCAAAATAATGGTGAATCTTTTATCCGCGCATTGTGGGGATTGGAGGAAGAAAATGGCTAA
- the der gene encoding ribosome biogenesis GTPase Der: MAKPLVAIVGRPNVGKSTFFNKMAGKRISIVDDMPGVTRDRITADAEWLGHHFTLIDTGGIDPKSDDVLLSQMREQAEIAMDLADVVCFFTDARDGLTEDDKDVANILRKTEKPVLLVVNKVDYLDLNENLYEFYELGLGDPIGISSVNMLGFGDLLDRMIELFPEDKQGDTDETPPIQLAIIGRPNVGKSSLTNRLLGENRTMVSDIAGTTRDAIDSEYTDEDGTVFNIIDTAGIRRKRSVEDETLERYSVLRSIAAIRRCDVALLLIDANDGVTEQDTKIAGLIHDEGKAVIVIINKWDMLDKETGTYENYKKKVLDDLKFMSYAPVLFISAKSGQRVNQILDKVKEVYATACRRITTGVLNDVLNDAVNALQPPMQGGRRLRIYYATQGGVQPPSFVLFVNDEKLMFFAYERYLENYFRKTFQLEGTPIRFILREKKKEE; the protein is encoded by the coding sequence ATGGCTAAACCGCTCGTTGCAATCGTCGGCAGGCCGAATGTCGGAAAATCCACATTCTTCAATAAAATGGCAGGCAAGCGAATCAGTATAGTGGATGATATGCCCGGTGTTACCCGGGACAGGATTACCGCTGATGCTGAATGGCTGGGCCATCATTTCACATTGATCGATACAGGCGGTATTGATCCGAAAAGCGACGACGTCCTGCTGAGCCAGATGAGAGAGCAGGCTGAAATTGCCATGGATCTTGCGGATGTTGTCTGCTTCTTTACCGATGCAAGAGACGGACTGACAGAAGATGACAAGGACGTCGCAAACATTTTGCGCAAAACGGAAAAACCAGTTCTGCTTGTTGTCAACAAAGTGGACTACCTGGACCTGAATGAAAACCTGTATGAGTTTTATGAACTGGGTCTCGGGGATCCAATCGGCATCAGCAGCGTCAATATGCTTGGTTTCGGAGACCTTCTTGATCGTATGATTGAACTTTTCCCTGAAGACAAACAAGGCGATACGGATGAAACGCCTCCTATCCAGCTTGCAATTATCGGAAGACCCAATGTGGGAAAGAGTTCCCTGACAAACCGCCTGCTCGGTGAAAACCGTACGATGGTCTCTGACATTGCCGGTACGACACGGGACGCAATAGATTCAGAATATACTGATGAAGACGGTACGGTTTTCAATATTATCGATACCGCCGGCATACGCAGAAAACGTTCCGTGGAGGATGAAACGCTGGAACGTTACAGCGTGCTGCGTTCAATTGCTGCTATACGCCGCTGCGATGTTGCCCTTCTTCTGATCGACGCGAATGATGGCGTAACAGAACAGGATACCAAAATCGCCGGTCTGATTCATGACGAAGGAAAAGCGGTGATTGTAATCATCAACAAATGGGACATGCTGGATAAGGAAACCGGCACCTATGAAAACTATAAGAAAAAGGTGCTTGATGACCTCAAGTTTATGAGCTACGCTCCCGTTCTGTTTATTTCCGCAAAATCCGGTCAGCGTGTGAACCAGATCCTGGACAAGGTCAAGGAAGTATACGCGACTGCATGCCGCAGGATTACAACTGGTGTACTGAACGATGTACTGAACGATGCGGTAAATGCACTTCAGCCACCCATGCAGGGAGGCCGGCGGCTCCGGATTTATTATGCCACCCAGGGCGGTGTTCAGCCGCCGTCATTCGTTCTCTTTGTGAATGATGAAAAACTGATGTTCTTTGCCTATGAAAGATACCTGGAGAACTATTTCAGAAAAACGTTCCAGCTGGAAGGCACTCCTATCCGCTTTATTCTGCGGGAAAAGAAAAAGGAGGAATGA
- the plsY gene encoding glycerol-3-phosphate 1-O-acyltransferase PlsY, with product MPKEILYILTCIIGYLLGSVSGGIITSRLANGPDLHTVGSKSTGASNVQRTMGWKFGIITFLIDGLKGIIACLIAWLITGSHFASLLAGLFCVIGHNWPVFFHFRGGKGVATTGGVMLYCFPVPALICIALTVAVIALFRYISVGSMLLVTVFFILSFFFSGPNTCVIVWAFLLMVMCIARHHANISRLIHGTENKLGNKVK from the coding sequence ATGCCTAAGGAAATTCTTTATATTCTGACCTGTATAATCGGATATCTGCTCGGTTCTGTTTCCGGAGGAATTATTACTTCCAGGCTTGCAAACGGTCCTGACCTCCATACGGTCGGAAGTAAAAGCACCGGGGCGAGCAACGTCCAGCGGACTATGGGATGGAAATTTGGCATCATTACTTTTCTGATTGACGGTCTGAAGGGAATTATTGCCTGCCTGATCGCCTGGCTGATTACTGGCAGTCATTTTGCTTCCCTGCTGGCAGGGCTTTTCTGCGTCATCGGACATAACTGGCCTGTCTTCTTTCACTTCCGCGGCGGAAAAGGCGTGGCTACAACCGGAGGAGTCATGCTCTATTGTTTTCCTGTTCCGGCGCTGATCTGTATCGCGCTGACTGTCGCTGTAATTGCCCTTTTTCGGTATATTTCCGTCGGAAGCATGCTTCTTGTGACAGTTTTCTTTATTCTTTCCTTCTTTTTCAGCGGTCCGAACACCTGTGTCATCGTCTGGGCTTTTCTGCTGATGGTTATGTGTATCGCACGACATCACGCAAATATCAGCCGCCTGATACACGGAACGGAAAATAAACTCGGAAATAAAGTGAAATAA
- the lepA gene encoding elongation factor 4: protein MTNDMKNIRNFCIVAHIDHGKSTLADRILEKTGVFEKREMVEQILDSMELERERGITIKSKAVHMTYRAKDGNEYILNLIDTPGHVDFTYEVSRALAACEGALLVVDATQGIEAQTLANVYMALEHNLETIPVINKIDLPSARPDEVRQEIEDVIGLDASFAPLVSAKTGLNVEDVLEAIVHHIPSPEGDPDSPLKALIFDAYYDNYKGVICFIRIMDGTIRPGMKMRLMATGSEFDVVEVGTFDPGYRPCTELKAGDVGYVSASIKDVRDTRVGDTITDAANPAKEPLPGYRHVTPMVYCGIYPADGADYPALKDALEKLRMNDASLSFEPETSVALGYGFRCGFLGLLHMDIMTTRLEREFDLNLVTTAPSVIYRVIKTNGTELMIDNPTNLPAVGEIAEMEEPFVHAVIYTPQEYVGTLMELCQDKRGIFIDMQYEGNRVKLNYDMPLNEIIFDFFDQIKSRSRGYASFDYELKDYRSSDLVKLDILLNGDICDAFSIIVHREKAYARGRSIAEKLKDVIPRQMFEIPIQAAIGGKVIARETVKAMRKDVLAKCYGGDITRKKKLLEKQKEGKKRMRQFGTVQVPSEAFLAVLKMD, encoded by the coding sequence ATGACCAATGATATGAAAAATATCCGGAATTTCTGCATTGTAGCTCATATCGACCACGGTAAGAGCACACTCGCTGACAGGATTCTGGAAAAAACAGGTGTTTTCGAAAAGCGGGAAATGGTTGAACAGATCCTGGACAGCATGGAGCTGGAACGGGAAAGAGGAATCACCATCAAAAGCAAAGCCGTTCATATGACATACCGCGCCAAAGACGGCAATGAATATATCCTTAATCTGATCGATACACCCGGTCATGTTGACTTTACATACGAAGTCAGCCGAGCACTTGCCGCCTGTGAAGGCGCCTTGCTGGTGGTTGACGCGACACAGGGAATAGAAGCCCAGACGCTTGCCAATGTCTATATGGCGCTTGAACATAATCTTGAAACGATTCCCGTCATCAACAAAATTGATCTCCCTTCCGCCAGACCTGATGAAGTGCGTCAGGAAATCGAGGATGTAATCGGACTGGATGCAAGCTTTGCGCCTCTGGTTTCGGCCAAAACAGGCCTGAATGTAGAGGATGTTCTGGAGGCAATTGTTCATCATATTCCTTCCCCCGAAGGCGATCCTGACTCTCCGCTGAAAGCCCTGATTTTTGACGCATATTATGATAACTACAAAGGTGTTATCTGTTTTATCCGGATTATGGACGGTACCATCCGTCCCGGTATGAAAATGCGACTGATGGCTACAGGCAGTGAGTTTGATGTCGTGGAAGTCGGAACTTTTGATCCCGGATACAGGCCCTGTACTGAACTGAAAGCCGGAGATGTCGGTTATGTTTCTGCCTCCATTAAGGACGTCCGGGACACTCGTGTAGGTGATACCATTACAGATGCCGCAAATCCCGCCAAAGAGCCGCTGCCCGGATACAGGCATGTGACGCCAATGGTCTACTGCGGTATTTATCCCGCAGACGGTGCTGATTATCCGGCTTTGAAAGATGCCCTTGAAAAGCTTCGTATGAATGACGCTTCCCTTTCCTTCGAACCGGAAACATCCGTTGCCCTTGGCTATGGGTTCCGATGCGGATTCCTGGGGCTTCTTCACATGGATATCATGACAACACGCCTGGAACGTGAATTTGATCTGAACCTGGTCACCACCGCTCCGAGCGTCATTTACCGTGTGATTAAAACCAACGGCACAGAGCTGATGATCGATAACCCCACAAATCTTCCTGCTGTGGGTGAAATTGCCGAGATGGAAGAACCCTTTGTTCATGCTGTCATTTACACTCCGCAGGAATACGTCGGCACACTGATGGAATTATGTCAGGATAAACGCGGAATCTTCATCGATATGCAGTATGAAGGAAACCGCGTGAAACTGAATTATGATATGCCGCTGAATGAAATTATTTTTGATTTTTTCGATCAGATCAAAAGCAGAAGCCGTGGCTACGCATCCTTTGACTATGAACTGAAAGACTATCGTTCCAGCGATCTGGTCAAGCTTGATATCCTGTTGAACGGCGATATCTGTGATGCATTTTCCATTATTGTTCATCGTGAAAAAGCCTATGCCAGAGGCAGAAGTATCGCCGAAAAACTGAAGGACGTTATTCCGCGCCAAATGTTTGAAATCCCGATCCAGGCTGCTATCGGCGGAAAAGTCATCGCCCGCGAAACCGTCAAGGCCATGCGGAAAGACGTTCTCGCCAAATGCTATGGCGGTGACATAACACGTAAGAAGAAACTGCTTGAAAAGCAGAAAGAGGGCAAAAAAAGAATGCGTCAGTTCGGTACAGTTCAGGTACCCAGCGAAGCATTCCTGGCCGTTCTTAAAATGGACTGA
- a CDS encoding DUF1273 family protein, which yields MKSRKRAKKECVSSVQFRYPAKHSWPFLKWTDSMDNHLFSEDSIKTTAFFTGHRHLPSGEIDRIAANLYHCISAAYDEGYRRFFCGCALGFDTLAARQTLSFREHHPDIILSLAIPCLTQDAKWQEKDKIVYRRILEQADEKTVLSPDYYQGVMLTRNRFMADRSSLCICYLQHMRGGTASTVRYALQNSGIRIVNLAMCQDHYEDFLREKTWNYMYTYPSAGRNAVTAPLRLLSGRKLCMKHISTIF from the coding sequence TTGAAAAGCAGAAAGAGGGCAAAAAAAGAATGCGTCAGTTCGGTACAGTTCAGGTACCCAGCGAAGCATTCCTGGCCGTTCTTAAAATGGACTGACTCTATGGACAATCATCTTTTTTCTGAAGATAGCATAAAAACAACAGCTTTTTTCACCGGACACAGGCATTTGCCGTCCGGTGAAATCGACCGTATTGCCGCCAATCTTTACCATTGCATCTCCGCTGCCTATGATGAAGGTTACAGGCGTTTCTTCTGCGGATGTGCCCTTGGTTTCGATACGCTTGCGGCCAGGCAGACACTGTCCTTCAGGGAACATCATCCCGATATTATTCTGTCCCTGGCCATTCCCTGCCTGACACAGGATGCAAAATGGCAGGAGAAGGACAAAATCGTATACAGGAGAATTCTTGAGCAGGCTGATGAAAAAACTGTCCTTTCACCGGATTATTACCAGGGTGTCATGCTGACAAGAAACAGGTTTATGGCAGACAGATCCTCCCTTTGTATCTGTTACCTTCAGCATATGCGCGGAGGAACCGCTTCCACAGTTCGTTATGCATTGCAGAACAGCGGGATCCGAATTGTCAATCTCGCAATGTGTCAGGATCATTACGAGGATTTCTTGAGGGAAAAAACATGGAACTATATGTACACATACCCTTCTGCAGGCAGAAATGCCGTTACTGCTCCTTTACGTCTTTTGTCGGGAAGGAAGCTTTGCATGAAGCATATATCGACTATATTCTGA
- the hemW gene encoding radical SAM family heme chaperone HemW, whose protein sequence is MHEAYIDYILKEASYRAAEAEVPLTTVYIGGGTPSVLSPSLFRKLIRGLKKVYNWDSVIECTTEANPGTVSPEWLESAANEGINRISFGMQASQNHLLSTLGRIHRKDEVAASVRLAHDSGISNVSLDLIFGIPGQTESDWTDTLEYALSLGPRHISAYGLIPEEGTPLFRDLQSGLLQLPVPETERAMYDKAVHLLSSHGFNRYEISNFAMSGYECMHNIGYWTQVPYIGLGVSAASMTGLKYLSDGMTYRRKTNPDSLEDYFDMVDIGRADVPVEVVSTEEARFETIMLGLRLNEGVDENDFFRKHHISLDKYLGIKLREMEKNGLMIHEGNHWKMTERGFDIQNAVLVELMD, encoded by the coding sequence TTGCATGAAGCATATATCGACTATATTCTGAAAGAAGCATCTTATCGGGCCGCTGAAGCCGAAGTTCCTCTCACCACTGTATATATCGGAGGCGGAACGCCTTCTGTTTTATCGCCTTCCCTCTTCAGGAAACTGATCAGAGGGCTGAAAAAAGTATATAACTGGGATTCCGTAATCGAGTGCACCACAGAGGCAAACCCGGGCACTGTTTCCCCGGAATGGCTTGAATCTGCTGCCAATGAGGGCATCAACAGGATCTCTTTCGGTATGCAGGCCAGTCAGAATCACCTTTTGTCAACGCTTGGCAGAATCCACCGGAAGGATGAAGTGGCTGCTTCCGTGCGGCTTGCCCATGATTCTGGTATTTCAAATGTAAGCCTTGATCTGATTTTCGGAATACCCGGCCAAACAGAATCAGACTGGACAGACACACTTGAATATGCATTGTCTTTAGGGCCGCGTCATATCAGTGCATACGGTCTTATTCCGGAAGAAGGGACTCCCCTTTTCCGTGATCTTCAGTCAGGTCTTCTTCAGCTTCCGGTTCCGGAAACGGAACGGGCAATGTACGATAAAGCAGTTCATCTGCTGAGTTCACATGGATTTAACCGGTATGAGATTTCCAATTTTGCGATGAGCGGTTATGAATGCATGCATAATATCGGTTACTGGACACAGGTACCCTACATCGGTCTTGGTGTTTCAGCTGCTTCCATGACGGGATTAAAATATCTTTCCGACGGAATGACTTACCGCCGGAAAACCAATCCGGACAGTCTGGAAGACTATTTTGATATGGTTGATATCGGAAGGGCGGATGTACCGGTCGAGGTTGTCTCAACGGAAGAAGCCCGTTTTGAAACAATCATGCTCGGACTGAGATTGAATGAGGGGGTTGACGAAAATGACTTCTTCAGGAAACATCACATCTCTTTGGATAAATATCTGGGAATAAAACTTCGCGAAATGGAAAAAAACGGATTGATGATCCATGAGGGTAATCACTGGAAAATGACAGAACGAGGTTTTGATATTCAGAATGCCGTTCTTGTGGAATTAATGGATTAG
- the recG gene encoding ATP-dependent DNA helicase RecG gives MELTAMAGIGPARAEALRAMGIISLRDLLYTLPERYEDYSTVSPCNTKKEGPVLISGTVVQSPKLSVFHGLKKVTVSIEDESGKMPVCWYNAPWIMNSLSEGQQIRLYGRLQIRNNRRILQNPKFASENEGLVPVYRSIKGLPAKTFRNLISDALFQVDDCCPETLPTEFRIAWHLCELNYAIRQAHFPDNYEALKIARRRLSFERVLLYLAYVSMSGSKKQPGIPMKFPEGQIEQYWKSQGFEPTGAQKKVLEDIATDMQKNTAMSRLVQGDVGCGKTAVAFGAVSLASAAGYQSTMMAPTEILAVQHYENARKTLEPAGIRCRLLTGSTKTKERKMILQELKNRQCDVVFGTHALISRDVEYGNLGLVITDEQHRFGVNQRSSLQMKGKTEETLPHVLVMSATPIPRTLALILYGDLDLSVIDEMPKGRIPVKTRIVPEHKREDMYKFLRKEIAKGKQAYIVCPLVEEDDEKSELHSAKALFESLRKNEMQGLRVALTWGSQKTEEKDRVLHEFVEGKYDVLVSTTVIEVGVNNPNATIMVIENAERYGLSQLHQLRGRVGRGKDESWCFLFAEPSEKLNSFCSTNDGFVIAQKDLELRGPGDLAGTRQSGEPGNGFLFGDIRMLEEVTDCVRQLHRNPVMKKALEVIEKHAEEYFTAEGRRIALN, from the coding sequence ATGGAACTGACCGCAATGGCAGGAATCGGACCTGCAAGAGCAGAAGCATTACGCGCAATGGGAATCATCTCATTGCGCGATTTGCTGTATACGCTTCCTGAACGGTATGAAGACTACAGTACAGTTTCTCCATGCAATACAAAAAAAGAAGGACCTGTGCTTATTTCCGGAACTGTTGTGCAGTCTCCCAAGCTTTCTGTATTTCATGGATTGAAGAAAGTTACTGTTTCCATAGAGGACGAAAGCGGAAAAATGCCGGTCTGCTGGTATAATGCGCCCTGGATCATGAATTCACTTTCTGAAGGACAACAAATCCGCCTGTATGGCCGCCTACAAATCAGAAATAACCGAAGGATTCTTCAAAACCCCAAATTTGCCTCAGAAAATGAGGGGCTTGTTCCCGTATATCGTTCTATAAAAGGATTACCTGCAAAAACCTTCAGGAATCTGATCTCTGATGCGCTTTTTCAGGTCGATGACTGCTGCCCGGAAACACTTCCGACTGAATTCCGGATTGCATGGCATTTGTGTGAACTGAATTATGCGATCAGGCAGGCACATTTTCCGGATAATTACGAAGCCCTGAAAATTGCCAGAAGAAGGCTTTCATTTGAACGCGTTCTTCTTTATCTGGCTTATGTTTCCATGTCAGGATCAAAGAAACAGCCTGGCATTCCGATGAAATTTCCCGAAGGGCAGATTGAACAGTACTGGAAATCCCAGGGATTTGAACCAACAGGTGCACAGAAAAAGGTGCTTGAAGATATTGCTACAGATATGCAGAAAAACACTGCCATGAGCCGCCTTGTACAGGGCGATGTAGGCTGCGGAAAAACAGCTGTGGCATTCGGTGCTGTTTCTCTTGCATCTGCCGCGGGTTATCAAAGCACGATGATGGCGCCGACAGAAATCCTTGCAGTACAGCATTACGAAAACGCCAGGAAAACGCTGGAACCAGCCGGAATCAGATGCAGGCTTCTGACAGGCAGCACAAAAACAAAAGAAAGGAAAATGATCCTGCAGGAGCTGAAAAACCGGCAGTGTGATGTGGTATTCGGCACCCATGCATTGATCAGCCGGGACGTGGAATATGGAAATCTCGGCCTGGTTATAACAGATGAACAGCACCGGTTTGGTGTTAATCAGAGAAGCAGTCTTCAGATGAAAGGGAAAACAGAAGAGACGCTTCCGCATGTCCTTGTGATGTCAGCAACACCGATTCCGCGGACACTTGCGCTGATTCTGTACGGAGATCTTGATTTGTCTGTCATAGATGAAATGCCCAAGGGACGTATTCCTGTCAAGACAAGAATCGTTCCTGAACATAAAAGGGAAGATATGTACAAATTCCTGCGAAAGGAGATTGCAAAGGGAAAACAGGCTTATATCGTATGTCCTCTGGTTGAAGAAGATGATGAAAAGTCTGAGCTGCACAGCGCAAAGGCATTATTTGAAAGCCTCCGAAAGAATGAGATGCAGGGCCTGCGTGTTGCGCTGACATGGGGATCTCAGAAAACAGAAGAAAAAGACCGTGTGCTTCATGAGTTTGTGGAGGGGAAATATGATGTACTCGTATCCACAACAGTGATAGAAGTCGGCGTCAACAACCCGAATGCAACGATCATGGTTATTGAGAATGCGGAACGATACGGGTTAAGTCAGCTTCATCAGCTTCGCGGCAGGGTAGGAAGAGGAAAAGATGAAAGCTGGTGTTTTCTGTTTGCCGAACCGTCCGAGAAACTGAATTCATTCTGCTCTACAAATGATGGATTTGTAATCGCACAAAAAGATCTGGAGCTGCGGGGACCCGGAGATCTGGCAGGGACCCGCCAGTCCGGCGAACCGGGAAACGGATTTTTGTTTGGTGATATTCGTATGCTGGAAGAAGTGACGGATTGTGTCAGACAATTGCACCGGAATCCGGTAATGAAGAAAGCGCTCGAAGTGATCGAGAAGCATGCTGAAGAATATTTTACAGCAGAAGGGCGGAGAATAGCCCTGAACTGA